One Corynebacterium matruchotii genomic window, AATGCGGTGACCACCTTGGCCCATGTCAAACAGGTCGTCGATCGTCGACTCCGATTCTACCGGTCACCGGCAGACCTGATCTCCACCGCTCCCCCGGAGCTGCGTGGCGTTGTTGCCGACTCTTTGGCGATCACCGGCCATAATGTGCACCCATTAGCGAAGCTGCGCCTGGGGTTTGATGCAAAAGATTCCGCACTGTACGGGCCAGAAAATTTCCGGCCCACCAATCTCAAGCTGATTGGTGTTCACCCCAATCTGCTCGCAGAGACCGGGGACGTGACGGCAATACTGCGGGCCGAGTTTCCCGAGAATACGCCGAACACTACGCTGCGCATTGTTCCCGTCCACCCGTGGCAGTGGGAACATGTGATCGGTGCGGAATTCGCCCGGGAGATCGCCGCCGGCACGATCATGGACACGGGGGCAACGCTGCCGGTGCTGCCCACGCTATCGCTCCGAACCGCACTGACGTTCCATCTGGGAACGTCGGGACACCGGCTATTCATCAAGACGTCGGTGGATGCGACATTGACGTCGACGCGGCGGTCCATGTCGCGGGATTCCGCCCTGGGCACCCCGCTAGTGGCCGCCCACCTGGCCGGCTTGGGGTTGCCGTGCGATCTGCTGCCGGAGATCGCTGGGTGCGCCTACGATGGGCCGAAGACGAATCCGCGGGCGGTTCGGGGATTGAGCACGCTCATCCGCGAGTCCACACCCCGGACGGCCATCACGGCGGCCGCGCTGCGGGGACTGCCCACGGTGACGGAAGAGTTCTTTTCCCGCTACGCCCGCGACCTACTATCAACGGTGCTGCCCACCATGTGGCATGCGGGCATTGCTTTGGAAGCGCATTTGCAAAACACCCTGGTGTATGTGGATGATGACTTCCAATACCAGGGAATCTGCCTTCGGGATTTCTCCGGCCTGCGGGCCTACCGGCCCCGGGCCACGGGTGTACCCATCCGGGATGGCGCCATCACCATGACTGATGACTACGACGTGTTCATCGCCAAGGGATATTATGCCGCCATTCCCGGCAACCTGGCGGCGTTTGTAGATCAGCTGCCCGATGATCCGCGCCATTATTGGCGGCTGGTCCGGTCCATTGTGAACGATCTGATTGCCGAGCATAATCCGCCGCAGGTGGACGTCGACAAGCTATTGGCGCCAACGATGAAGCAGAAGGCATTTCTGCGCATGCTGACGGACCCGGCGCGGGGTGATGTGTATGTGGATGTACCCAATCCACTTGTAGGATAACTGCTACTCGTGGGTGCAAAATCTATTGGGGTTTTGCGGTGTCTGCGTTGGGTTATGGGGATGCGCATGCTTGCGCCCTAGGTCTCTAGTTGATATCAAATGAACTATTTTTAGGTAACAAGGATGCCAACTAGGTGCTTTTTTCAAGTTTCACGTTATGATTTAGGTAGTGGGCACCTCCGTTTCTAGCCAACGGGGGTGCCTGCTATTTATGATTTTCGACTATTAGATCGCGGTTTTTGACGTTTCTGCTGGTAGCAGCGCAGCCAGATGATGAGTTTGGGTGCCCAATGGGTTGGGTAGTGTCCTATTTGTTCCCCTCCCTATTGAAGGGAAAACACAGCGAAATCTTCCCCGCCCATCATTTTGGGGGTGTTCTTTAGTTGTAAAATAGGTTCAAACTTTTTATTAAACTCTGCGTAATCATGGTGGGAAAACTGTCACCAGTAGGGTTTTTGCATCGCCGACCTTATTTCTACGGGCGCGACGGGTCACGGCTTGGGCACTACTTCTTAAGTATGGACATGAGAAAAATGAGCCATTGCTTAGCGACTACATGTGATGAGCTGATGAAAAATGAAGAACGACTCCAACCAAACGACCGCCGAGCCGCCCGCATCAACATTAACGGCCATCCCTACCAGCAGTGTTGCAGCAGCAACGCCCACAATCGGAGCACCTGGGGAAGATATATCGCAAATTCACCTTTGGTGTTGGTATAGAAGATAATAGTGCCACCCGGGAGCAGGTGGCGGTCTTCACGCTCATTGACGCCCCAATTGCACTCGTAAGGGCGTCGTCAAGCTACGTGCGGGACCGCAGGCGGACCACCACCCACACGGCGAGGAAGATCAGGCCGTCGACAAACGCCATGGTTGGGGACGTCGCCGTATTAAAATTATAGGCGACCCAAAAACCCACCTGGGAGCTAATAAGCGCCACCAATAACGTGACCGTCAGCATCGCCCCCTGGCTGTGGGTGACCAACAACGCCGTGGTGGCGGGCACAATCATGAGCGCCACCACCAGCACCGCGCCGGCCGCATTAAACGCCACCACCACAGTCAGGGAGGACAGCACCATCACCAGGTAGTCCAGCAGGCGGTGCCGCACCCCAATGGTGCGGGCAAACACCGGGTCAAACGTGGCAATAGTCAACGGCCGGCGGGCCAGAATCAGCACCACCAGGGTGACCACGCCGGCACCGCCCACAATCCACATGTCCTTCGGGCCCAGGTCGTAGCCGCCCACAATCCAGTGGGACATGGCCGCAATATTCAAATCCCCCACCAGCACCGTGTGCTCCGAAATCATGCTGCCCGCAAACCTGGTGGAGATCAAAATCACGCCGATGGCGAAAAACGCGGGGAAAATCAGGCCGGTCGCGGAGTCCTCGGTAAACCGGCCGCGGGCCCGCAGCCATTCCGTGGCGGCAATCACCACCACCCCGCCGATTGTGGCCCCCACCAGCAGGATTGGGTCGCGCGGGCTGCTCGCCCACAGCGCCGAAATCGCAATGCCCGGCAGCACCGCATGCGAGAGCGCATCCGACAACATGGCTTGTCGACGCAACACCAGCACCACCCCGGGCAGCGCCGTGGTGAGCGACACCACCGCCGCGAGCAACGCCACCGATACCGCAAAACTCATAGACGCTCACCTCCGCCAGGGTGCATGGCGCCGCGCCGGGGTGCGACGATCATGGAGACCAGCACAATCCCGCTCAGCACTAGCACGATAACCGGGCCGGTCGGAACCTTGCCCATCGTCACCGATATATAGGTTCCCAATACCGACGCCACCGCCCCAAAGAGGCCGGACAGAAACGTCATCCGGCCAACAGTTCGAGAAAACTGTCGGGCCGCGGCCGGCGGGAATACGGCGAACGCGATCATGAGGATCAGGCCCACCGCCTTCACCCCGATCACGATCGCAAGCACGATCAGCCCGAAGAGTGCGGGGGATAAAACCGCGGTTTTGAGGCCACTGACCTTGGCTAATGTCGGGTCGAAGGTCATGAGGGTGATGGGTCGCCACAGGAGCGCGACCGCAAGAAATACCACAAACGTCACCACGGCGATCGTTCGCACATCCAGGTTTGTGAGCGTGGCGGCGTTACCGAACATGAGGTCCTCAATTCCGCCTTTGCCCCGAATGTGGGAGCGCTGAATGACCTGCAAGATCAGCAGGCCGCCGCCCAGGAAGAGCGACAAGACCACCGCCATGGTGGCGTCGATCCCGATCCGGGTGGTGTCCGCCACCTTATTGGCCAGCACCACCGCTATTAGGCCGGTGATGAGTGCCCCCACCACGATCACCGGCATGGACCTGGCGTCAAACCCGCCGAAAATCAGGCTGACTACCAGGAATGCCCCCATCACGCCTGGGGTGGCGGAGTGGCCGATCACGTCCGACATGAGTGATTGGCGGCGCAAATACAGGAATGTGCCCATGGCCCCGGAGCAAGCCCCGATGAGCATGGTACCGATCACAATTCGCCGGTAGGAGAACTCGGAGAGGAACTCGATGAGGCTCATTCCAGTAGCCCCAATCCGAAGGCCTTGGTGATGTTTTCCCTGGTGAACTCCTCGCTGGTGGGGCCGGTGGCGATGATTTCCCGGTTGAGGATAGTCACATGGTCGCAGAGTTCGGCAACCGTGGACAGGTCGTGGTGCACAATGACGATCGTGGCGCCCTGGTCCCGCAGCTCGTGGAGCACGCCCCGGATCACTCGTTCGCTGGCGGCATCCACCCCGGCGAACGGCTCATCCAGCAGGTAGAGTTCTGGGGCTTGCACCAGGATGCGGGCCACAAACACGCGGCGGCGCTGGCCGCCGGACAGTTCGGAGATTTGCCGTTTGGCCAGTTCGGCAATGCCTACCCGGTCGAGGACTTCCATCACCCGGCCGCGGTGGGCGGCATTGGCGCGGCGCAGCCAGCCGAGTTCGGTGTACATGCCCATGGTCACCACCTGTTCCACGGTAATGGGATAGTCCCAGTCCACAGCAGCGACCTGTGGCATGTAGGCCACCTTGCGGCGCACCTCCCCGAGGGGTTTGCCGAAAAACCGCACGGTACCGGTGTGGTCCATGAGTTCGAGGCCGGCTTTGATAATGGTGGATTTGCCAGCACCGTTCGGGCCGAGAAGCCCCATGACGGATCCGACCGGCACGGTGAAGGTGGCGTGTTCGATGGCGAGGGTTGCCCCGTAGGAAACGGTG contains:
- a CDS encoding metal ABC transporter permease — encoded protein: MSLIEFLSEFSYRRIVIGTMLIGACSGAMGTFLYLRRQSLMSDVIGHSATPGVMGAFLVVSLIFGGFDARSMPVIVVGALITGLIAVVLANKVADTTRIGIDATMAVVLSLFLGGGLLILQVIQRSHIRGKGGIEDLMFGNAATLTNLDVRTIAVVTFVVFLAVALLWRPITLMTFDPTLAKVSGLKTAVLSPALFGLIVLAIVIGVKAVGLILMIAFAVFPPAAARQFSRTVGRMTFLSGLFGAVASVLGTYISVTMGKVPTGPVIVLVLSGIVLVSMIVAPRRGAMHPGGGERL
- a CDS encoding metal ABC transporter ATP-binding protein, encoding MSMTDVTVSYGATLAIEHATFTVPVGSVMGLLGPNGAGKSTIIKAGLELMDHTGTVRFFGKPLGEVRRKVAYMPQVAAVDWDYPITVEQVVTMGMYTELGWLRRANAAHRGRVMEVLDRVGIAELAKRQISELSGGQRRRVFVARILVQAPELYLLDEPFAGVDAASERVIRGVLHELRDQGATIVIVHHDLSTVAELCDHVTILNREIIATGPTSEEFTRENITKAFGLGLLE
- a CDS encoding metal ABC transporter permease is translated as MSFAVSVALLAAVVSLTTALPGVVLVLRRQAMLSDALSHAVLPGIAISALWASSPRDPILLVGATIGGVVVIAATEWLRARGRFTEDSATGLIFPAFFAIGVILISTRFAGSMISEHTVLVGDLNIAAMSHWIVGGYDLGPKDMWIVGGAGVVTLVVLILARRPLTIATFDPVFARTIGVRHRLLDYLVMVLSSLTVVVAFNAAGAVLVVALMIVPATTALLVTHSQGAMLTVTLLVALISSQVGFWVAYNFNTATSPTMAFVDGLIFLAVWVVVRLRSRT